In Lagenorhynchus albirostris chromosome 1, mLagAlb1.1, whole genome shotgun sequence, the sequence AGCTGGATTCCCTAACTTTGACTGGCATGTGATAGGGCCTTGCCCACTTCTACTGAACAGATGCTCAAGTTAACAGTAATCAGTGATATAATTGCCATGAATGACATTTGCAATAGCAACAAGACACATGACCAGGCTGTCAGTGACGGTTGGAATATCAATGTTTTCATTACAAAAACATCCTGCATTTAAATTCTGAGTAGCCAATTTTTGCTGGTAAATTGTTAAAATGAGACATTGTTGAGAACTGTCATTGGACTCTATGTTGCTTGAATATGTCTCCATTTGTCTTTTGATAATCACTTTCTGATATTAATAAAGTATTctaaaagaatcagtgaattaaCAGAAATTATGCCAGGCAGTGATAGATTCCTGGAATTTTAGAAACCTTGAATTAGGaatcagacctgggttcaagtcccactGCTGTCACTCACTtgcagctatgtgaccttgggcatatcCAAAAACCTTTGAGAccatatttgggtttttttcatgtatttatttactttcatttatttatttggtttgcaccgggtcttagttgtggctcgccggctccttagttgcggcatgcatgtgggatctagttccctgaccagggatggaacccctggccccctgcattgggagcacagagtcttaaccactgcgccaccagggaagtcccaagaccatATTTGTAAAAGGGATCTATTATCTATTCTTGCCTAAATCACAACACCCTTGTAAAAATCTGATTGAAGCTGTAAAATAAGATACTACTTAAGCTTTTGGAAGCGGCTGGGGGTTACGTTGAGAGCCTGTAAAGCCTTTGCCTGCTTTGCATTTTTTGTTTGGTCAAATCCCCACAGCCCCATTTTGTTTTAGAGCCCTAGCAACTAAAAGAGGAGCTGCTTTAGACTGGGTGTTTAGGGAAGGCCTAATGTCCAGTTTTTGGCTGTCAAAGTCCATCACTGAGCAGGGCTGACAGGCACAGAGCCCTTTATTAGGGATTCCTCTGACCCCATCTCTCTCCCAATATTTAGACAAGGGACCCtttgcctcttcccttcccttcactTCACAGGTAAACCCTCCCAATCCCAGAGAGCATCAATCAACACAGACTgctacattttactttattttgcacATAATGAAGATAACTGACTAAACAGTTCCAGAACTGTTAGTATTCATTAATCAAGAAGTAAATGAGGTGAGAAGACAAACTTTTAATTTCCTCCCAAACATACTGGAAGTATCACAGAAACTTGTAACAACACATGCAATACAGGCTGGTTTCAACATACAGAGAGCCCAAGCAAGAAGGCTGAGTCCTGAAGATCCACGTGGGTCACAGGAGGAGCAGTGCTCCAGGAGGCTGGAATCTACCCAGTCACTCACCCCACTCCCACACAGAACTAGCCTGTGAGGTTCTCTGCCCTTTGTCAGGTTCAAATCCAAGAAGCTCTTTCATCCCACATTCCAGGCTCATCACTACCCTCCATTCCAAGGTGGTTAATCCACACACAGAAATCCAGGCAGAACCAAATACACTTGCCCAGCTGTGTTTCATGTGGCATTTCCACAAGCCAGGCTCCAGCTCAAATTCTGTACAGGAAGTTCCCGTTGCTGTCAAAGAACTCTCGTCCCCTCTGCACGACTTTGTTGCTAAAGTTCTGGTCACCTGGCTCCCCTGCCTTCAACTCTGCCAGCTTCTTGTCACTTGGCAATCCATCACTGTCAGTTCCTCTGGTGCCTCCACAGTCACTGGTGAACTTCTGCAGCTCTCTCGGATGACCTGGGGCTGCAGCAACAGGCACAAAgctcttctcctcctccaggccctggattcctttattcatttccttCTGTCTCCTTGGTGTATTTGTTCTGTGAGTGTTCAATTCTGTCACTTTCAAAGCTGTGCTGTGACCATGGCCTTTGGATGAGGCTTCATCCCCTGGCATCGGCAAAGAGCCTGATACAGAATGGCTTGCAGAAAGCGGTGCTGAGGTATCCCCAGAGCCTGGGAGCTGCTGGAGTGAACAGGCAAGCCCAATTTTCTTAAGGACTTTTTGATCCTGCTTCAGTTTCTGCTCCAATGTGGGCAcaaacttgctttttaaaacccTTCGGATCACATCAGTGCTGACATCAAAGCCTTCAGCCAATCTGGGAACTGACCAGGACTCTGCAAATTCCCTGTGTAAATACCTatgaaaaaaagaagcaggttTTCAATCTGTGAAGAAGTCTCCTATCAGAACAGTTAGCTGATAATACTAGTGATAAATACATGACAAGAAGAGGGCTTGGAAAAACTGCAAACGCAGTGTTTATCTTCTGCTACTAAATGGCTGTGGTCCATTCCTGTGTGCTAACAGCGACACCCAACTACTCTTAGTCATTTCATTTCATATCAACTGAATTCCTCTCTCACTGCACGGCAGGCCCCAGTTAGATCCTGGGGATGCATGATGACTGTCTTTCCCTTCAAAGAACATACAGTCTGGTGGTGGAGACAGATACAGTAACATACAAAAACACTGTGAGAAATATCCCAGCAGAGGATGCTGTGAGAGCACcgaggagggagaggcagggacagGCTATCACCACATTTGCGGGGTGGCCCAGGAATGGCTTCAGGAAGTCCATGCTAGAGCTGGTCTGAAAAGATGAGAAGT encodes:
- the NGRN gene encoding neugrin; the encoded protein is MAVSLNCLLGGGVRAAVARCGFATRGVAIPGSVGREPDPDSDWEPEERELQEVESALKRQRKAIRFQKIRKQMEAPGSPPRTLTWEAMEQIRYLHREFAESWSVPRLAEGFDVSTDVIRRVLKSKFVPTLEQKLKQDQKVLKKIGLACSLQQLPGSGDTSAPLSASHSVSGSLPMPGDEASSKGHGHSTALKVTELNTHRTNTPRRQKEMNKGIQGLEEEKSFVPVAAAPGHPRELQKFTSDCGGTRGTDSDGLPSDKKLAELKAGEPGDQNFSNKVVQRGREFFDSNGNFLYRI